One genomic region from Pseudomonas hormoni encodes:
- the rne gene encoding ribonuclease E — translation MKRMLINATQPEELRVALVDGQRLYDLDIESGAREQKKANIYKGRITRIEPSLEAAFVDFGSERHGFLPLKEISREYFKKAPEGRVNIKDVLSEGQEVIVQVEKEERGNKGAALTTFISLAGRYLVLMPNNPRAGGISRRIEGEERNELREALNGLVAPADMGLIVRTAGLGRSSEEMQWDLDYLLQLWTAIKEASLDRSAPFLIYQESNVIIRAIRDYLRQDIGEVLIDSVEAQDEALTFIRQVMPQYASKIKLYEDSVPLFNRFQIESQIETAFQRVVELPSGGSIVIDPTEALVSIDINSARATKGSDIEETALQTNLEAAEEIARQLRLRDIGGLIVIDFIDMTPAKNQRAVEEKVRECLEADRARVQVGRISRFGLLEMSRQRLRPSLGESSGIVCPRCNGTGIIRDVESLSLAILRLIEEEALKDRTAEVRAQVPIPVAAFLLNEKRNSITKIELRTRARIVILPNDHLETPHFEVQRLRDDSPEASINQSSYEIAAAAAEVEEVQPAAATRTLVRQEAAVKTAPARANAPVPTEVVAAAPVAAPAVAPEPSLFKGLVKSLVSLFATKEEPAAPVVVEKPATTERPARNEERRNGRQQSRNRNGRRDEERKPREERAPREERAPREERAPREAREETPAVAREERAPRAPREERAPRGEERAPRAPREDRKPRGEREERVRELREPLDATAPAAAATAEERPARQPREERAPRPPREERQPRAEQAAAAVAEEELTGNEEQLQEDGQEGAEGDRPRRRSRGQRRRSNRRERQRDANGNVIEGSEESESAEGSEAGESREAPSAADLAAGLAVTAAVASSVISAPAEAQANEQAERATAATLETAPVEAPVVEATTPVEVTAAPEIEVAPVREAQPEVEAAAEPTFVAEAPAVVAEPVAETVTETVREVREEQTAFNWVAEPAVAETPAPAPVAESETTEAMVSEPVVAAAEPAPVVEAPVVAEVAAPAVEAAPVSALTPSGRAPNDPREVRRRKREEERLQKEAELAAAAAPVAVEVAPVVAEVVEAAPAPAAEVTAEPVESVIDEAPRSVQEAVEQHEQALEKEHEPKPLA, via the coding sequence ATGAAAAGAATGCTGATTAACGCAACTCAACCCGAAGAGTTGCGTGTTGCACTGGTAGATGGCCAACGCCTCTACGACCTGGACATCGAATCCGGTGCACGCGAGCAGAAGAAGGCCAACATCTATAAAGGCCGGATTACTCGCATCGAACCAAGCCTTGAGGCTGCCTTTGTCGATTTCGGCTCCGAGCGCCACGGCTTCCTGCCCCTCAAAGAAATCTCCCGCGAATACTTCAAGAAAGCCCCTGAAGGCCGCGTCAACATCAAGGACGTCCTGAGCGAAGGCCAGGAAGTCATCGTTCAGGTCGAAAAAGAAGAACGTGGCAACAAGGGCGCCGCCCTGACCACCTTCATCAGCCTGGCCGGTCGTTATCTGGTACTGATGCCGAACAACCCGCGTGCCGGCGGTATCTCCCGTCGCATCGAAGGTGAAGAGCGCAACGAACTGCGTGAAGCCCTGAACGGTCTGGTTGCCCCGGCCGACATGGGTCTGATCGTTCGCACTGCCGGCCTTGGCCGCAGCAGCGAAGAAATGCAGTGGGACCTCGATTACCTGCTGCAACTCTGGACCGCCATCAAAGAAGCCTCGCTGGATCGCTCCGCGCCATTCCTGATCTACCAGGAAAGCAACGTGATCATCCGCGCCATCCGCGATTACCTGCGCCAGGACATCGGCGAAGTGCTGATCGACAGCGTTGAAGCCCAGGACGAAGCCCTGACCTTCATTCGCCAGGTGATGCCGCAGTACGCCAGCAAGATCAAGCTGTATGAAGACAGCGTTCCGCTGTTCAACCGTTTCCAGATCGAAAGCCAGATCGAGACCGCTTTCCAGCGCGTCGTTGAACTGCCTTCCGGCGGCTCCATCGTCATCGATCCGACCGAAGCCCTGGTGTCCATCGACATCAACTCGGCGCGCGCCACCAAAGGCAGCGACATCGAAGAAACCGCCCTGCAGACCAACCTTGAAGCCGCCGAAGAAATCGCCCGTCAGTTGCGCTTGCGCGACATCGGCGGCCTGATCGTCATCGACTTCATCGACATGACCCCTGCCAAGAACCAGCGCGCCGTGGAAGAGAAAGTCCGCGAATGCCTGGAAGCCGACCGCGCTCGCGTGCAAGTCGGTCGCATCTCGCGCTTCGGCCTGCTGGAAATGTCCCGTCAGCGCCTGCGTCCATCGCTCGGCGAAAGCAGCGGCATCGTTTGCCCGCGTTGCAACGGCACCGGCATCATCCGTGACGTTGAATCGCTGTCGCTGGCGATCCTGCGCCTGATCGAAGAAGAAGCCCTGAAAGACCGCACCGCCGAAGTTCGCGCACAAGTGCCGATTCCGGTTGCAGCCTTCCTGCTCAACGAAAAACGCAACTCGATCACCAAGATCGAACTGCGCACCCGTGCCCGCATCGTCATTCTGCCGAACGATCACCTCGAAACGCCGCACTTCGAAGTTCAGCGTCTGCGTGATGACAGCCCGGAAGCCAGCATCAACCAGTCCAGCTACGAAATCGCTGCGGCCGCTGCCGAAGTCGAAGAAGTCCAGCCAGCCGCTGCGACCCGCACCCTGGTTCGCCAGGAAGCCGCAGTCAAGACCGCTCCGGCCCGCGCCAACGCTCCGGTTCCGACCGAAGTCGTCGCTGCCGCACCTGTTGCCGCACCGGCCGTCGCGCCAGAGCCAAGCCTGTTCAAAGGCCTGGTGAAGTCGCTGGTCAGCCTGTTCGCTACCAAAGAAGAGCCTGCCGCTCCGGTTGTGGTTGAAAAACCGGCGACCACCGAGCGTCCGGCGCGTAACGAAGAGCGTCGCAACGGTCGTCAGCAGAGCCGCAACCGTAACGGTCGCCGCGATGAAGAACGCAAGCCTCGCGAGGAACGTGCACCGCGTGAAGAACGCGCACCGCGTGAAGAACGCGCACCACGCGAAGCCCGCGAAGAAACCCCGGCAGTCGCTCGCGAAGAACGCGCTCCACGTGCCCCTCGTGAAGAACGTGCTCCGCGCGGTGAAGAACGTGCACCGCGCGCGCCTCGCGAAGATCGCAAGCCACGTGGCGAGCGTGAAGAACGCGTTCGTGAACTGCGTGAACCTCTGGATGCCACCGCTCCGGCCGCTGCAGCTACCGCTGAAGAGCGTCCAGCTCGTCAACCACGCGAAGAGCGTGCTCCACGTCCACCGCGTGAAGAGCGTCAACCACGTGCAGAGCAAGCCGCTGCCGCTGTTGCCGAAGAAGAGCTGACCGGCAACGAAGAGCAACTGCAGGAAGACGGTCAGGAAGGCGCCGAAGGCGATCGTCCACGCCGCCGCTCCCGTGGCCAGCGTCGTCGCAGCAACCGTCGCGAGCGTCAACGCGATGCCAACGGCAACGTGATCGAAGGTTCGGAAGAATCGGAATCTGCCGAAGGTAGCGAAGCTGGCGAAAGCCGCGAAGCGCCAAGCGCTGCCGATCTGGCCGCCGGCCTGGCTGTAACCGCAGCCGTTGCCAGCAGCGTGATCAGCGCTCCGGCTGAAGCACAAGCCAACGAGCAAGCCGAACGCGCCACTGCTGCCACACTGGAAACCGCTCCAGTAGAAGCGCCAGTCGTTGAAGCGACCACGCCTGTAGAAGTCACTGCCGCTCCGGAAATCGAAGTGGCTCCGGTTCGTGAAGCACAGCCTGAAGTCGAAGCTGCCGCTGAACCGACCTTCGTTGCTGAAGCGCCTGCCGTGGTTGCAGAACCGGTTGCTGAAACCGTGACCGAAACGGTTCGTGAAGTTCGCGAAGAGCAAACCGCGTTCAACTGGGTTGCCGAGCCAGCTGTTGCCGAAACGCCAGCTCCAGCGCCAGTCGCTGAGAGCGAGACGACTGAAGCCATGGTTTCCGAGCCAGTTGTGGCTGCTGCCGAACCCGCTCCAGTGGTTGAAGCGCCGGTTGTCGCTGAAGTGGCTGCACCCGCCGTTGAAGCCGCTCCTGTCAGCGCCCTGACGCCAAGTGGCCGCGCGCCGAACGACCCGCGTGAAGTGCGTCGTCGCAAGCGTGAAGAAGAGCGCCTGCAGAAGGAAGCCGAACTGGCTGCCGCTGCTGCTCCGGTCGCTGTCGAAGTGGCACCGGTTGTGGCTGAAGTCGTCGAGGCTGCTCCTGCCCCGGCTGCTGAAGTCACTGCCGAGCCGGTTGAGTCCGTGATCGACGAAGCACCGCGCTCCGTTCAGGAAGCGGTAGAGCAACACGAGCAAGCCCTGGAAAAAGAGCACGAGCCTAAACCCCTCGCCTGA
- the murB gene encoding UDP-N-acetylmuramate dehydrogenase: MSLQVQPRVSLKPFNTFGVDVQARLFAEARSDADVREALAYAAEHDVPLLVIGGGSNLLLTADIQSLVLRMATRGIRILSDDGSKVVIEAEAGEPWHPFVQHTLAQGLSGLENLSLIPGTVGAAPMQNIGAYGVEIKDVFAGLTALDRQTGELRDFTLAECNFAYRDSLFKQEPGRWLILRVRFALDRAAHLHLEYGPVRQRLTEQGIDHPTATDVSQAICSIRNEKLPDPAVLGNAGSFFKNPLVSAALVAQLKGEYPELVAYAQPDGQMKLAAGWLIERAGWKGFREADAGVHKLQALVLVNYGAATGLQLLNLAQRIQKDISERFHVDLEMEPNRY, encoded by the coding sequence ATGAGTTTGCAGGTTCAACCCCGGGTTTCGCTCAAACCGTTCAATACCTTTGGCGTGGACGTTCAGGCGCGTTTGTTTGCCGAAGCCCGCAGCGATGCCGACGTGCGTGAGGCGCTGGCCTATGCGGCGGAGCATGACGTGCCGCTGCTGGTGATTGGCGGTGGCAGCAATCTGCTGCTGACCGCCGATATCCAGTCGCTGGTGCTGCGCATGGCGACACGCGGAATTCGTATTCTGAGCGACGACGGCAGCAAGGTCGTGATCGAAGCCGAGGCCGGCGAGCCTTGGCATCCGTTCGTGCAACACACGCTGGCGCAGGGTTTGTCGGGGCTGGAAAACCTCAGCCTGATCCCCGGCACCGTTGGCGCGGCACCGATGCAGAACATCGGTGCCTACGGTGTGGAGATCAAGGACGTGTTCGCCGGCCTGACCGCTCTGGATCGCCAGACCGGCGAGTTGCGGGACTTCACGCTGGCCGAGTGCAACTTCGCTTATCGCGACAGCTTGTTCAAACAGGAGCCGGGACGCTGGTTGATTCTTCGCGTTCGTTTCGCCCTGGACCGCGCCGCGCACCTGCATCTGGAATACGGCCCGGTGCGCCAGCGCCTGACCGAGCAGGGTATCGATCACCCGACCGCCACCGACGTCAGCCAGGCGATTTGCAGCATCCGCAATGAAAAGCTCCCGGATCCGGCAGTGCTCGGTAATGCCGGCAGTTTCTTCAAGAATCCCTTGGTCTCGGCTGCGCTGGTCGCTCAGCTCAAAGGCGAGTACCCGGAACTGGTGGCTTACGCGCAACCCGATGGGCAGATGAAACTGGCTGCGGGCTGGCTGATAGAGCGGGCAGGTTGGAAAGGTTTCCGCGAGGCCGACGCAGGCGTGCATAAATTGCAGGCGCTGGTGCTGGTCAACTACGGGGCCGCGACTGGCCTGCAGTTGTTGAACCTGGCGCAGCGCATTCAAAAAGACATTTCCGAACGTTTCCATGTCGACCTGGAAATGGAGCCCAATCGGTATTGA
- a CDS encoding MotA/TolQ/ExbB proton channel family protein has product MWELVKSGGWMMLPIILSSIAAMAITAERLWTLRASRVTPEHLLGQVWVWIKDKQLNKDKLKELRANSPLGEILAAGLANSRHGREIMKECIEEAAARVIHELERYINALGTIAAMAPLLGLLGTVLGMIDIFSAFMGSGMTTNAAVLAGGISKALITTAAGLMVGIPSVFFHRFLQRRIDELVVGMEQEAIKLVEVVQGDRDVDLSEGKRA; this is encoded by the coding sequence GTGTGGGAATTGGTCAAATCCGGCGGCTGGATGATGCTGCCGATCATTCTGAGTTCCATCGCGGCCATGGCGATCACCGCCGAGCGTCTCTGGACCCTGCGTGCCAGCCGTGTGACCCCGGAGCATCTGCTCGGGCAGGTCTGGGTGTGGATCAAGGACAAGCAACTCAATAAAGACAAACTCAAGGAACTGCGCGCCAACTCGCCGTTGGGCGAGATCCTGGCGGCGGGCCTGGCCAACTCCAGGCATGGTCGCGAGATCATGAAGGAGTGCATCGAAGAGGCCGCTGCGCGAGTGATTCACGAGCTCGAACGCTACATCAACGCCCTCGGCACCATCGCCGCGATGGCGCCGTTGCTGGGGCTGTTGGGCACGGTGTTGGGCATGATCGATATTTTCAGCGCGTTCATGGGCTCGGGCATGACCACCAACGCCGCGGTGCTGGCCGGTGGTATTTCCAAGGCGCTGATTACCACGGCTGCGGGCCTGATGGTCGGTATCCCGTCAGTGTTCTTCCACCGTTTCCTGCAACGCCGGATCGATGAGCTGGTGGTGGGCATGGAGCAGGAAGCGATCAAACTGGTCGAGGTGGTGCAGGGTGACCGTGACGTGGACCTGTCCGAGGGCAAAAGAGCGTGA
- a CDS encoding low molecular weight protein-tyrosine-phosphatase: protein MRVLFVCLGNICRSPTAEGVLRHKLREAGLADQVEVASAGTGDWHVGRAPDKRSQAAARLRGYDLSAQRAQQVTRADFATYDLILAMDHSNLRNLEALQPARGKAELDLFLRRYQSDVDEVPDPYHDGDQGFEHVLDLIERATDLLVIELKGRV from the coding sequence ATGCGGGTTCTGTTCGTCTGTCTGGGCAACATCTGCCGTTCACCGACGGCCGAAGGCGTGCTGCGGCATAAACTGCGGGAAGCGGGGCTGGCCGATCAGGTCGAAGTGGCCTCCGCCGGCACCGGTGACTGGCACGTCGGCAGGGCGCCGGACAAACGCAGCCAGGCCGCGGCCAGGCTGCGCGGTTACGACCTGTCCGCCCAGCGCGCCCAGCAAGTGACCCGCGCCGATTTCGCCACCTACGACCTGATCCTGGCGATGGACCACAGCAACCTGCGCAACCTCGAGGCCCTGCAACCCGCCAGGGGCAAGGCGGAGCTGGACCTGTTCCTGCGTCGCTACCAGTCAGACGTCGATGAAGTGCCGGACCCGTACCACGATGGTGACCAAGGCTTCGAGCACGTGCTGGATCTGATCGAGCGCGCGACCGACCTGCTGGTGATCGAATTGAAGGGCCGGGTATGA
- a CDS encoding ExbD/TolR family protein, with protein MKFRRKQRENVDINLASLIDVVFILLLFFVVTTTFTRETQLRVDLPEAVSGSPAEDQQVKHLDVAISAEGVFSVNNQVLQKNDLTTLMEALQKESSGDTNLPLSISADGKTQHQSVITAMDAAGKLGFSHLRMTTVEAAPPAP; from the coding sequence GTGAAATTTCGCCGCAAGCAACGGGAGAATGTGGACATCAACCTCGCGTCGCTGATCGACGTGGTGTTTATCCTGCTGCTGTTTTTCGTCGTGACCACCACCTTCACCCGTGAAACCCAGTTACGCGTCGATCTGCCGGAAGCGGTCAGTGGTTCGCCTGCCGAAGACCAGCAGGTCAAACATCTGGATGTCGCCATCAGTGCCGAAGGCGTGTTCTCGGTGAACAATCAGGTCTTGCAGAAGAACGACCTGACCACGCTCATGGAAGCGTTGCAGAAAGAGTCCAGCGGCGACACCAATCTACCGTTGTCCATCAGTGCGGACGGCAAGACTCAACATCAGTCGGTCATCACCGCGATGGATGCCGCCGGCAAACTCGGTTTCAGTCACTTGCGCATGACCACAGTCGAGGCGGCGCCGCCCGCGCCCTGA
- the kdsB gene encoding 3-deoxy-manno-octulosonate cytidylyltransferase, whose product MTTAFTVVIPSRYASTRLPGKPLLLIAGKPMIQHVWEQASKSSAERVVVATDDARIVEACNAFGAEVVMTREDHNSGTDRLAEVAAKLGLAPDAIVVNVQGDEPLIPPSVIDQVAANLAAHTEARMATLAEPIEDVETLFNPNVVKVVSDLNGLALTFSRATLPWARDAFAKNREVLPQGVPYRRHIGIYAYRAGFLHDFVSWGPCWLENTESLEQLRALWHGVRIHVADALIAPPTGVDTVEDLERVRRLLEV is encoded by the coding sequence ATGACCACAGCCTTTACCGTTGTCATACCATCGCGTTACGCCTCCACCCGCCTGCCGGGTAAACCGCTGCTGCTGATCGCCGGCAAGCCGATGATCCAGCACGTCTGGGAACAGGCGAGCAAAAGCAGCGCCGAGCGCGTGGTGGTTGCCACCGACGATGCGCGCATTGTCGAGGCGTGCAACGCGTTTGGCGCTGAAGTGGTGATGACCCGCGAAGATCACAACTCCGGAACGGACCGCCTGGCCGAAGTCGCCGCAAAACTCGGTTTGGCGCCTGACGCCATCGTGGTCAACGTTCAGGGTGACGAACCGCTGATCCCGCCGAGCGTGATCGATCAGGTTGCTGCCAACCTGGCCGCCCACACCGAAGCGCGCATGGCCACATTGGCCGAGCCGATCGAAGACGTTGAAACCCTGTTCAATCCCAACGTGGTCAAGGTCGTCAGCGACCTCAACGGCCTGGCGCTGACGTTCAGTCGCGCGACGTTGCCGTGGGCCCGGGATGCGTTCGCGAAAAATCGCGAAGTGCTGCCGCAAGGCGTGCCGTATCGCCGCCATATCGGCATTTATGCCTACCGCGCCGGTTTCCTGCATGACTTCGTCAGTTGGGGCCCATGCTGGCTGGAAAACACCGAATCCCTGGAGCAACTGCGTGCGCTGTGGCACGGCGTGCGAATTCACGTCGCCGACGCATTGATCGCGCCGCCCACTGGCGTCGACACGGTCGAAGACCTCGAGCGCGTTCGTCGCCTGCTGGAGGTCTGA
- a CDS encoding Trm112 family protein has protein sequence MDTKLLDILACPVCKGPLKLSADKTELISKGAGLAYPIRDGIPVMLETEARTLTTDERLDK, from the coding sequence ATGGACACCAAATTGCTCGACATCCTCGCTTGCCCGGTCTGCAAAGGCCCGCTCAAGCTCAGCGCCGACAAAACCGAGCTGATCAGCAAGGGCGCCGGCCTGGCGTACCCGATTCGCGACGGCATCCCGGTGATGCTCGAAACCGAAGCCCGCACCCTGACCACTGACGAGCGTCTGGATAAATGA
- a CDS encoding DNA internalization-related competence protein ComEC/Rec2: MRTGMMALALGLLALRFLPVLPPVWLWLVLPVMGLMALPFRTYPLAFFLFGFSWAGANAQWALDDRLSANLDGETRWVEGRVTGLPQNNDGVVRFELTDARSRQAKVPSLMRLAWYDGPPVNSGERWRLAVKLKRPAGLLNPHAFDYDAWLLAQRIGATGTVKDGQRLAEARWAWRDGIRQRLQAVDAQGRTGALTALVLGDGAGLSREDWQVLQDTGTVHLLVISGQHVGLLAGVVYLLIAGLARYGMWPNRLPWLPWACGLAFAAALGYGLLAGFEVPVRRACVMIGLVLLWRLRFRHLGAWWPLLLALNAVLLLDPLASLQPGFWLSFAAVAVLIFTFGGRLGPWRWWQTWTRAQWLIAIGLGPLLLVLGLPISLSGPVANLLAVPWISLLVLPPALLGTLLLPLPYVGEGLLWLAGGLIDWLFKGLGLMAGQLPAWVPVAIPLCTWALGTLGAFLLLMPRGVPLRPLGWPLLLLLVFPPRPLLPEGIAEVWQLDVGQGLAILVRTRHHTLLYDAGPRFGDFDLGERVVLPTLRKLGVGGLDLMLLSHADADHAGGARAVAHGLPVTRVLSGDPEALPVELHAEACESGRQWTWDDVRFQLWQWPSASDSNQKSCVLQIEANGERLLLTGDIDSAAERALLDSPLAVPTDWLQAPHHGSRSSSSMALLAALQPKAVLISRGNGNSFGHPHPTVMARYIKRGMAIHDSVEQGAIRLQLGRFKPASTMRQERRFWRSMP; this comes from the coding sequence ATGCGCACAGGGATGATGGCGCTGGCGTTGGGCCTGCTGGCCCTGCGTTTTTTGCCGGTATTACCGCCGGTCTGGTTATGGCTGGTGTTGCCCGTAATGGGATTGATGGCACTGCCGTTCCGCACGTATCCATTGGCGTTCTTTCTGTTCGGCTTCAGTTGGGCGGGCGCGAATGCACAGTGGGCGCTGGACGATCGTTTGTCGGCGAATCTCGATGGTGAAACGCGCTGGGTCGAAGGCCGGGTGACGGGATTGCCGCAGAATAATGACGGGGTTGTGCGTTTCGAACTGACGGACGCCCGGTCGCGACAGGCAAAGGTGCCGTCACTGATGCGTCTGGCCTGGTATGACGGACCACCGGTCAACAGTGGCGAACGCTGGCGGCTGGCAGTGAAACTGAAGCGTCCTGCCGGGCTGCTCAATCCCCATGCCTTCGATTACGACGCCTGGCTGCTGGCGCAACGCATCGGTGCAACCGGAACCGTCAAGGATGGCCAGCGTCTTGCTGAAGCCCGGTGGGCCTGGCGCGACGGCATCCGGCAACGCTTGCAAGCCGTGGACGCTCAGGGGCGAACCGGTGCACTGACGGCGCTGGTGCTGGGGGATGGCGCCGGACTCAGTCGCGAGGACTGGCAGGTGTTGCAAGACACCGGCACCGTGCACCTGTTGGTGATTTCCGGGCAGCACGTCGGTCTGCTGGCAGGCGTGGTGTATCTGCTGATCGCCGGGCTGGCGCGCTACGGTATGTGGCCGAATCGCTTGCCCTGGCTGCCATGGGCGTGCGGATTGGCATTCGCCGCAGCCCTTGGTTACGGACTGCTGGCAGGATTCGAAGTGCCGGTGCGGCGAGCCTGCGTGATGATCGGGCTGGTGCTGTTGTGGCGCCTGCGATTTCGCCACCTCGGTGCCTGGTGGCCGTTGTTGCTGGCGCTCAACGCGGTGCTGTTGCTGGATCCGCTGGCGAGTCTGCAACCGGGTTTCTGGTTGTCCTTCGCGGCGGTGGCGGTGTTGATCTTCACCTTCGGCGGGCGCCTCGGCCCTTGGCGATGGTGGCAAACCTGGACCCGCGCTCAATGGCTGATAGCAATCGGCCTGGGCCCGTTGCTGCTGGTGCTCGGATTGCCGATCAGTCTCAGCGGGCCGGTCGCCAATCTGCTGGCGGTGCCCTGGATCAGTTTGCTGGTATTGCCGCCGGCCTTGCTGGGAACCCTGTTGTTGCCGCTGCCATATGTGGGCGAGGGGTTGCTTTGGTTGGCGGGTGGGCTGATCGACTGGCTGTTCAAGGGCCTTGGGTTAATGGCCGGTCAATTGCCCGCGTGGGTGCCTGTGGCGATTCCATTGTGTACATGGGCGCTGGGCACCCTCGGCGCGTTTCTGCTGTTGATGCCGCGCGGCGTACCGCTGCGCCCATTGGGTTGGCCGCTGTTGCTGTTGCTGGTTTTTCCTCCTCGGCCACTGTTGCCAGAGGGGATCGCCGAAGTCTGGCAACTGGATGTTGGCCAGGGGTTGGCGATCCTGGTGCGAACCCGCCATCACACGCTGTTGTATGACGCCGGCCCGCGCTTCGGCGACTTCGACCTCGGCGAACGAGTGGTGCTGCCCACCTTGCGCAAACTGGGCGTGGGCGGACTCGACCTGATGTTGCTCAGCCACGCCGACGCCGATCACGCCGGCGGTGCGCGAGCGGTTGCCCATGGTTTGCCGGTGACGCGAGTGCTCAGCGGCGATCCCGAGGCGCTACCCGTCGAACTGCACGCCGAGGCCTGCGAGAGTGGCCGGCAATGGACTTGGGACGATGTGAGGTTTCAGCTCTGGCAATGGCCTTCCGCCTCGGACAGCAATCAAAAATCCTGCGTCCTGCAGATCGAAGCCAATGGCGAGCGCTTGCTGCTGACGGGTGATATTGACAGCGCTGCCGAACGAGCCCTGCTCGACAGTCCGCTGGCCGTGCCCACTGACTGGTTGCAGGCGCCGCACCACGGCAGCCGCAGTTCGTCGTCAATGGCGCTGCTCGCCGCGTTGCAGCCCAAAGCGGTGCTGATCTCGCGCGGCAACGGCAATTCCTTCGGCCACCCGCATCCCACCGTCATGGCTCGCTATATAAAGCGCGGCATGGCGATCCATGACAGCGTCGAGCAGGGCGCCATTCGTCTGCAGCTCGGACGCTTCAAGCCAGCGTCGACGATGCGTCAGGAACGGCGTTTCTGGCGTTCCATGCCATAA
- a CDS encoding nucleotidyltransferase family protein, with product MSEPIGAIVLAAGQGNRFRQVAGTDKDKLLADCTGRDGAVRSVIEQVLVSLPPTLAKRVLVTTEDRPQVARMAQAYGFEIVLIDSTGMGDSIAAGVAACPQLGGWLIVLGDMPFILPSSIDRVVAGIADDGISVPVVNGEYGHPVGFGRSFGPGLMALSGDRGAKPLFAQGRVLEVTVNDPGVLWDVDVPEALVFA from the coding sequence ATGAGTGAGCCAATCGGCGCCATCGTGTTGGCGGCAGGGCAGGGCAACCGGTTTCGGCAGGTGGCGGGGACCGATAAGGATAAGTTGTTGGCGGACTGTACGGGACGCGATGGCGCTGTTCGTTCGGTGATCGAGCAGGTGCTGGTGAGTTTGCCGCCCACACTGGCGAAACGTGTGCTGGTGACGACCGAAGATCGCCCGCAAGTGGCTCGTATGGCTCAGGCGTATGGTTTCGAGATTGTGCTGATCGACTCGACCGGCATGGGCGACAGCATTGCGGCTGGGGTGGCGGCGTGTCCGCAGCTCGGTGGGTGGTTGATTGTGTTGGGTGATATGCCGTTTATTTTGCCGTCGAGTATTGATCGGGTGGTGGCGGGGATTGCTGATGATGGGATCAGTGTTCCGGTGGTCAATGGCGAGTATGGACATCCGGTGGGTTTCGGACGTTCGTTCGGACCGGGATTGATGGCGTTGTCCGGAGATCGTGGGGCCAAGCCGTTGTTTGCGCAGGGACGAGTATTGGAAGTGACAGTGAATGATCCCGGTGTGTTGTGGGACGTGGACGTGCCTGAGGCGTTGGTCTTCGCCTGA
- the lpxK gene encoding tetraacyldisaccharide 4'-kinase, giving the protein MAMSDRLLAAWYDGHPALKLLQPLEWLYRRVVMNKRKRFLAGEGEIYQSPVPLIVVGNITVGGTGKTPLILWMIQHCQRSGLRVGVVSRGYGAKPPQLPWRVEAEQSADVAGDEPLLIVQRTGVPLMIDPDRSSAVKALLASEPLDLILSDDGMQHYRLARDLELVLIDAARGLGNKRCLPAGPLREPAERLQSVDAVLYNGATNDRDNGFAFQLQPTELVNLHSGERRPLDHFPAGQALHAVAGIGNPQRFFTTLETLHWQPVPHAFADHAEYSVQALNFTPSLPLVMTEKDAVKCRAFAAADWWYLAVDAAPSPAFVAWFDTQLMRLLPARLLP; this is encoded by the coding sequence ATGGCCATGTCCGATCGCTTGCTCGCCGCGTGGTACGACGGTCATCCGGCCCTGAAGTTATTGCAGCCACTGGAGTGGCTGTATCGGCGCGTGGTCATGAACAAGCGCAAACGCTTTCTGGCGGGTGAGGGCGAGATTTATCAGTCGCCGGTGCCGTTGATCGTCGTCGGCAACATCACCGTGGGCGGTACGGGCAAGACACCGCTGATTCTGTGGATGATCCAGCATTGCCAGCGCAGCGGTTTGCGGGTCGGCGTGGTCAGCCGCGGCTATGGCGCCAAACCGCCGCAACTGCCATGGCGCGTCGAGGCCGAGCAAAGCGCCGATGTGGCGGGCGATGAACCGCTGTTGATCGTCCAGCGCACCGGCGTGCCGTTGATGATCGACCCGGACCGCAGCAGCGCCGTCAAAGCGCTGTTGGCGAGCGAACCACTGGACCTGATCCTGTCCGATGACGGCATGCAGCATTACCGGTTGGCGCGGGACCTTGAATTGGTGTTGATCGACGCCGCCCGTGGCCTGGGCAACAAACGTTGCCTGCCTGCCGGGCCGTTGCGCGAGCCGGCAGAACGCCTGCAAAGCGTTGACGCGGTGCTGTACAACGGCGCCACCAATGATCGCGACAACGGTTTTGCCTTTCAACTGCAACCCACCGAACTGGTCAATCTGCACAGCGGTGAACGCCGTCCCCTCGATCACTTCCCCGCAGGCCAGGCGCTGCACGCCGTGGCCGGTATCGGCAATCCGCAGCGTTTCTTCACGACCCTCGAAACGCTACACTGGCAGCCAGTCCCGCATGCGTTTGCCGACCACGCCGAATACAGCGTGCAGGCCTTGAATTTCACACCGTCATTGCCGTTGGTGATGACCGAAAAGGACGCGGTGAAGTGCCGTGCCTTCGCCGCCGCCGATTGGTGGTACCTGGCGGTCGATGCTGCGCCATCGCCGGCCTTCGTGGCCTGGTTCGATACGCAGCTGATGCGCCTGTTGCCGGCTCGTCTTTTGCCTTAA